The sequence below is a genomic window from Sorangiineae bacterium MSr12523.
GGCGCGTTGGTAAAAATAGGCTGAGCTGATGCGCAAATTGCTCGACGAGCTGACGGAGCGACTGCGGTCGTTCATCACCCAGGAGAAGGACAAGGTGCTTTTGGTCATCGAGCTCCTCGATGCGTCAAACGGCCTTGTGGTCAAGACAGTCGACACACTCGACGACGAGGTGGGCGACATGCTTTGGCTCTTCGTCGATGGCTTCACCAGCAGCGCCGACTATGCGGATCGGATCGCCTGGCGCGTTTATGAGAAGCGCGAACGAGCATCCAAACTGCTCGAAAAGGCGAAGGAGCCCCTTTGGCCTTCGCTTCCACGGGAAGCCTTCGAGCGCTCGCTTTCGCCCGTGGCTCGTGTGCGGAGCTTGATGCTTTACGTGAGGGCCCTTTCTCCCGATCTCGATGCCGTTCGGGTCGTGTGGGGGATGTTTCCCGGGCACATCGCCGACTCGGCTGGGTACCGCGCGTTCGTCTTCGAGCTGATGGCGCACGAGTTTCCGAATCCGTGGTGTCATCACATTCGGGTGCTCATTCGGGATGATGCAGTTCGGCCCGCGCTCGGGGATGCACAGACCCAGCTACGCGGTACGCTACTCTACACGCCACGCCTCGGACCCGAAGATTTCGAACGAGCCGTGGAGGACCACGCTGCCGACCCCAACGTGGCTCTCGAAGAGCGCATGCCGGCCCTCTTGACCTTGGCAGGGCTCGACTATGCACATAAGCGCTTTCCGCAAGCGATCGACAAGTACCAGCTCGCCGCCCGCTACTACGGCGGGACGGGGCGACTTGCGCTGCACGCGCTGGCACTCAACGGCGTCGGCGAGGTGCACGCGCGCGCCGAGCGACCGAATGAAGCGCTCGCGTACTTCGAATCCGCACTCACGCCTGCGTTTCAGCGCCTCGAGCAGGCCAACGATCCCGGGAAGGTGGATGCTATTCCGGTTCTCCTAAACATCACCCTGAACCTGGGGAACCTTTACCTCTCGCAGAGGCGGTGGACCGAGGCGGGCGGATACTACCAGGCAGCAAAGGACATCGCGCACGCGATGGCCAACACGCAGGTCGAGGTACAATGCGCCGAGAACATTGGCGTCTGCTACTTCGAGCTTGGCCAGCACGTCGAGGCGCTCCAGGCGTGGGAACAAGGAAGCGCTGTCGCGCGAACGTTCGAAGCCTACGAACACTTGCACCGTCTCCTCGTGCGTCAACGCGACGCATGCGGCGCCCTGCGCGCCGCCGAACGGTACGAAGCCGTGAGCGCTGAGTTGCACCAACTTGATGCCCATCTCGCGAAGGCGCGGAGGGCATCATGAGCTGGCAGTCCTTCACCGAATCGGCGATGCCCGCGCTCACCCAAAACGTGGAAAGCGCGATCGCACCGTTCAAGTTGGCCAGTCCGTCGCCGGCGGCAGGCGGAGCTGCCGGCGCGGGTGGTGGTGGTGCTGGCGGTGGCGGAGGAGGGGCTGGTAGTGGCGCAGGGGGAGGGGGTGGTGCCGGCTCCGGAGGCGGCGAGCAGACGCCGCCGCGACCCCCGAATGCACTGCGCAAGGCGCAGGATGTGGCGGGGGCAGCCATGGGGCTTCTGAGCCTCCCCATCGAAATGATCAACACGGGCGTGGCGATGGCCACGGCCCAAGTGGCGGCTCTTTTCCCTCATCTCCCCGCAGCCACTATGGGCTCGATGTACGTCGCGCCTCCTCACGGCCATACGCACCCACCGAGCTTTACACCGCCGGCGACGCCGGCGCCGGTGCCTCTCCCCAGCTTTGGGGTCGTCCTCTTGGGATGCACGATCAAGGTGCTCATCAACTACATCCCGGCGGCCCGGGCAGGGGACATTGGCCTTGCTCTGACGTGCGTGGGGCTCCTACCCATGTTCGAAATAAAGACCGGCTCCTCGCAAGTCTTCATCGGAGGTATGCGCGCGGCGCGCATGCTGGATTTCGCGCAGGCGTGTTTCCCATCGGAGGGCGGCCCGGTACGCGCGGCGTTGAAGGGTATGCTCAGCGTCGGTACCGCCGTGGGGGTCCTCGGCATCGCCGCCGATATCGCGGACGCCAAGGAAGAACCCGATCCCGAGATGCAGAAGGCCGACGCGATCGCGGCTGCCATTGACGCTGCTGCAATGGCCGTCGATACCGCAGCCATGGCGATCAGCGCATCGATGGGCAGCGACATGGCAGTGCCGCCGACGCGCGGCGTCCTACTCACGGGTGCTCCGAACGTGCTTATCGGCGGATTCCCCATGCCCAACATCCCCGACCCTATGCAGAAATTGATTCGAAAGATTAAGGGCAAGTTCAAAAAGAAGACAGGCGAGGAGGGCGGGGGAGCCGACATGCCGGGTGGATGCCGCTGCAGGGCTGGATGACGATGACCTGTCGCTTTCGCGAGGACGCGCTTCGCTACGTCGGCGATCCGGTCGACGTCATTACCGGTGCTCTCATCGACGCCACTTACGATTTTCGGCTCGAGGTGCCGTTCCCGTTCGAGTTCGTCCGGCACTACAACAGCAACAATTGCGAGGAGAACCGGGGCCTCGGCTGGGGACATCGACACGACTTCGACCACGAGCTCCAATTCACCTACGACAACACCGTCGGGTACGTCGGCCCCGACGGTACGCGCATCTCGTTTCGTTTCCCACAGGAGGACGGAGCCCGAACGACGCACGCTGGCTATCAACTCGAACGTGTCCGGCTGAACGCCTACAACGTACACCTTCCGGACGAACGCATTCTCGAGTTCGAAATGTGGCGCGCGGACTGCCCCGCGCGCCTGGTAGCGATGGCGAATTCGGCCGGCAAGACGCACATCTACTACGACGGGACGACGGCACTGATTTCGTCGTTCTCGGACTCTCTCGGACGAACGATCCGAGTTGATTGGGTCCAGGTGCCGGACCCATTTCGCCCGGGTGTGACGCGCGCACAGATGGCTGCGTTCGTTCTGTTGCACACTTCACAGCCATCGGGGCCCAGCGAAGAAGTACTCCTCTGGTACAAGTACGACCCCAATGGGCACCTCGTTGGGGGAGCCGACCGATATCGTGGGTCGTTTGCCTTCGAGTACGACGCCACGGGGCGAATGTCGAAACTCGTCGACCGTCGCGGCTACGCATTCCATTACGCGTACGACAATCGAGGACGGTGCATCTACTCCGGCGCGGAGGACCAGGTTGAAGAGGTCCGGCTCCAGTACCTGGATGGCGCCACGGTCGTCTTTCTCGCCGACGGTGGTCAGTGGCTATACGAGCACCACGATGGCTATCTGGCCCGAATGGTGGATCCATACGGCGGCGAATATCGCCGTGAACTCGATGACGCTGGCAAACTTGCAGCGGAGACCGACGCGTCCGGCCGACGCTTCGAAATAGTCCGGGATGCAACAGGGAAAGCGATTGGTCGCGCCGATTCCGCCGGACACATCTGGCCGCTCGACAGCTGGCCAGGGCCCCCCGCGCACTACGTCGCGGCGACCGCTAGAGAATGGGAATACGGTTCGCTCCTGTCTGGCAACCACGGACTTCCCATCCGGCGACATCTCGAGCTTGATCTCTTGCCGGCGTTCATTATCGACGCCCTCACTCCCCCCGCGACCGGCAAATTCTCGGTGGACTTTGCCGAAAGGTGGCAAGAAACGACGGTCCACGATCCGCAAGGCCTTCGCCTCCGCGTCGAGAGAAGCAATGGCGAGCGCCGATCTTGGTCGTACGATGCATCGGCGAACCGAACGCGATTCACAGATTTCGATGGTTCCTCGTGGCGATGGACCTACGAGTCATGGAATCGTATCAAACAGATCATCAACCCATTGGGAGCAATCGTCGATGTAACGCACTCCCGACGATTGATGCCCCTCCGTGTCATCGACCCGAGTGGCTTCACGACAGAATACCGCTACGATTTGCGAAATCGCTTGTCAGGAGTGTTTCGCGACGGCGTTGTGCACGAGACGTACAGCTACGACGCCGCTGATGAGCTCGCGGAAAAGAGAGATCGCCACGGGCGGATCCTGTTGCGGTTCGAGCGGGAGGACGACGGACGACGCGTTACCATCGCTTTCGGTGATGGTGGCCGACACGAACTTGTCTACACCGCAGGACGACAGATTGCCTCCGCTTCGGCAACGCAGGCTGGGACGAGTGATACGTATGCATTCGAGTATAGCATTTGGGGTCAACGTGTGCGGGACGAGCGGAACTCTCGCGGCGTGCTCCGCGGATTCGATGGGGGAGAGCTCACCGAGATTCGCGTTCTCGATCGGTTCATTACCCGATACGAAAGAAAACATCGCAATAGGATTGACATCACGGACCCTACTGGGGCGACCCACTCGATTCAAACCTGTCAAGGAGGTGTGGTGCGTCGCCGCATGTCGAATGGAGTGACCGAGGTCACCCAATTTCATCCTGGTGGGGACTGCCTTGCGAAGTTTGTCTATACAAGTGCGCCACACACTTGGACGAGACTCTTTGAGCGCTCAGGCGAGGGTGATGTGCGTGCCATTCATGATAGCGCCCGCGGCACTCATCGTTATTCGTATGATGCGGCGCATAGGCTCATTGGAGAGACGCTGCCGAGTGGCGAGACCCGTACGTTCCGGTACTCGCTCAGCGATACGCTGATCGAAGCGCCCGGCCTAAAGGGGGCCACGGTCGGCCGCCAACGCCTCTCCGATGCGAATGGGAGCCGGTTCGAGTACGACCATCGCGACAACTTATCCGTTCGCCATACCTCTGCGGGGACCTTTCGCCTTACGCACAACGCGCGCGACCAACTCGTTTCCATCGAGGGCCCGGCCTTTAGGTGGTCTGCCCGGTACGACGTACTAGGGCGTCGAATTGAGACGGACTTCAATGGGACAATTACGACGTTCTACTGGGACGTTGACCGCCTTGCCGCGGAGGTGGAGTCGACAGGCCGCGTGCGTGTGTACGTGTATGCCGATGATTTGGCAATGGCGCCGGTTGCCTTCATCGACTACGAGCATATTGACGCCGATCCTCGGAGCGGCAGGCGATACTTCGTATTTGGGAATCACCTCGGCGCTCCCGAGATAGTTCACGACGACGCTGGCAATGTGGTCTGGCGGGCCCGGTACGAGGCGTATGGCGCGGCGCATGTGGAGATTGGTCAGAATTTTCATCAGCCGCTCCGATGGCCGGGTCACTATTTCGATATACCGACCGGACTTCATTACGTCCGGTTTCGCTACTATAGCCCGGAGCTTGGACATTTTCTGGAAACAGATCCGCAGGGACTTCGCGGCGGATTTAACCTTTACGGTTACGGTTCGGCGAATCCCGTGCGGCACGTCGACGTGCGTGGGCTATCAAACGCCTGCCCAGAGACATCCAAGCCGCAGGATCAAACAGAGGGCGGCCCCGATAAGCAAAGCGAGCACTTGCCGCGTCCTCTTGACGAACACGAGAAGGCGCTAAGCGAGCGCCTGAAGAAGATGTCCGACGGCGAGCTCCGGGACTATGTTAAGGAGCGCTCGAAGGCTCTGCGAGATGCCTATGATAAAGCTCATCCGAAGAAGGGAGAACAGTCGGACGACCCGCTGCAAGAAAAACGAATCTGCTTCTCGGTCGGTGTTACGGAAGATGCGCATGGAAATCGTCGCGTTATCGTCACCTCGAGCTCGAACCATCAGCAGGTCCCCAATAGCGTGAAGGACGCGATGCATCCCGGCGAGCGGGTGCGGGAAGCCCCTCCCAGGCTCGTAGAGGAGGGGCGCGGGCCAAATCCAAATCATCGGAAGGGTGGACCCAAGAGTCGACTGACGAATCCGGAGTCCAAACAGAAACTCGGAGAGTACGACAAAAATGGGAATCGTGAGGGAGACTATTCCAAGAAACTGCCGAACGACCCGAAAGGCGAAACAAGGCATCACGCCGAGCAGAGGATGGAGAACGGGGCGGACGAGAACAACGAGACGGTTCTAACTCAGCAGCCAACATTACCCTGTTGTAAGGGGACGGGATCCTGTACGGAAGCACTCGGAAACGCGGGGAAACTGGATAAGATTCCGGAACCAGTGAATAAGCTGTAAGTTCGGCTGAACAGCGAGGAGATGGCAAAAGTGGATATCATCGATTCGATGGTGGAGAGACTGAAGAGAGCGCGTCATCCCGTCCGGGTTGCCTTAGCAGCGGCGGTAGGGGACCGTGTCCTGCCGGTATTTGAGGAGTACTGGCGCGAGCCTCCCGCTGACGAGATCCCTCGAACGCTTGAGCTCGTATGGGCTCACGCTTGCGGAGAGGCGGTCGACAAGGGCGAGTTTGCGGCATGCGTCCAAGAGGTCGAGGAGACTGTCGAGTTTCTTGAGGGAGAACAGGTAACAGTTGCCACTGAAGCCGCCGTCGTCATCCAGCGCGCGGCGGAGGCGACGAACTCGGACGAAGGGGAGGCAGTGCTCGCCGTTGCGCGAGCCCTCGTAATGGCACTCGATGCGGCGGAGTTTGCCGAGGGTATGGCCAATCGCCAAACACCAAACGCGAGAACCGAAGCCGCACTGGCAGAGGAGAAGGCTTGGCAGGATGCCGCGCTGGTACTCATCGTTGGATGGCGGGGCGTTCCCAACCGAAGAATGTTCGATTCGATCGGAAGCAGGCCGCCGAAGTGGTTGAAGGACTGGAGCGCGCGAATCGCCCACCTCACCTAAGGTGCTACCGGAAGCAGCCCGTGCGCGACCGACGTCGGTGCTCAGGCGCCGAGCCACGGCGATGGCGCCTAGTAGGCGCCGACCCTCATAGTCCCAGTGCGGTATTCCGGGCAGAGTCTTGGGGACGGACGCAAATCCTCCAGCGGCCAACACTATGTTCACCCTACAATCGTTGCCACTACAGTTAAAGAAGATCGAACGGCTAAATCGCATCGCCCTCGCCGCAGAGGAAGGCGCGCGGGTCTATCCTGTCTACGAAGAGTATTGGGTGGGCGATTTCTACAAGGACGTCGCTCGCGGCATCGAGCTCGG
It includes:
- a CDS encoding tetratricopeptide repeat protein, whose product is MRKLLDELTERLRSFITQEKDKVLLVIELLDASNGLVVKTVDTLDDEVGDMLWLFVDGFTSSADYADRIAWRVYEKRERASKLLEKAKEPLWPSLPREAFERSLSPVARVRSLMLYVRALSPDLDAVRVVWGMFPGHIADSAGYRAFVFELMAHEFPNPWCHHIRVLIRDDAVRPALGDAQTQLRGTLLYTPRLGPEDFERAVEDHAADPNVALEERMPALLTLAGLDYAHKRFPQAIDKYQLAARYYGGTGRLALHALALNGVGEVHARAERPNEALAYFESALTPAFQRLEQANDPGKVDAIPVLLNITLNLGNLYLSQRRWTEAGGYYQAAKDIAHAMANTQVEVQCAENIGVCYFELGQHVEALQAWEQGSAVARTFEAYEHLHRLLVRQRDACGALRAAERYEAVSAELHQLDAHLAKARRAS
- a CDS encoding PAAR domain-containing protein — its product is MSWQSFTESAMPALTQNVESAIAPFKLASPSPAAGGAAGAGGGGAGGGGGGAGSGAGGGGGAGSGGGEQTPPRPPNALRKAQDVAGAAMGLLSLPIEMINTGVAMATAQVAALFPHLPAATMGSMYVAPPHGHTHPPSFTPPATPAPVPLPSFGVVLLGCTIKVLINYIPAARAGDIGLALTCVGLLPMFEIKTGSSQVFIGGMRAARMLDFAQACFPSEGGPVRAALKGMLSVGTAVGVLGIAADIADAKEEPDPEMQKADAIAAAIDAAAMAVDTAAMAISASMGSDMAVPPTRGVLLTGAPNVLIGGFPMPNIPDPMQKLIRKIKGKFKKKTGEEGGGADMPGGCRCRAG
- a CDS encoding DUF6531 domain-containing protein; this encodes MPLQGWMTMTCRFREDALRYVGDPVDVITGALIDATYDFRLEVPFPFEFVRHYNSNNCEENRGLGWGHRHDFDHELQFTYDNTVGYVGPDGTRISFRFPQEDGARTTHAGYQLERVRLNAYNVHLPDERILEFEMWRADCPARLVAMANSAGKTHIYYDGTTALISSFSDSLGRTIRVDWVQVPDPFRPGVTRAQMAAFVLLHTSQPSGPSEEVLLWYKYDPNGHLVGGADRYRGSFAFEYDATGRMSKLVDRRGYAFHYAYDNRGRCIYSGAEDQVEEVRLQYLDGATVVFLADGGQWLYEHHDGYLARMVDPYGGEYRRELDDAGKLAAETDASGRRFEIVRDATGKAIGRADSAGHIWPLDSWPGPPAHYVAATAREWEYGSLLSGNHGLPIRRHLELDLLPAFIIDALTPPATGKFSVDFAERWQETTVHDPQGLRLRVERSNGERRSWSYDASANRTRFTDFDGSSWRWTYESWNRIKQIINPLGAIVDVTHSRRLMPLRVIDPSGFTTEYRYDLRNRLSGVFRDGVVHETYSYDAADELAEKRDRHGRILLRFEREDDGRRVTIAFGDGGRHELVYTAGRQIASASATQAGTSDTYAFEYSIWGQRVRDERNSRGVLRGFDGGELTEIRVLDRFITRYERKHRNRIDITDPTGATHSIQTCQGGVVRRRMSNGVTEVTQFHPGGDCLAKFVYTSAPHTWTRLFERSGEGDVRAIHDSARGTHRYSYDAAHRLIGETLPSGETRTFRYSLSDTLIEAPGLKGATVGRQRLSDANGSRFEYDHRDNLSVRHTSAGTFRLTHNARDQLVSIEGPAFRWSARYDVLGRRIETDFNGTITTFYWDVDRLAAEVESTGRVRVYVYADDLAMAPVAFIDYEHIDADPRSGRRYFVFGNHLGAPEIVHDDAGNVVWRARYEAYGAAHVEIGQNFHQPLRWPGHYFDIPTGLHYVRFRYYSPELGHFLETDPQGLRGGFNLYGYGSANPVRHVDVRGLSNACPETSKPQDQTEGGPDKQSEHLPRPLDEHEKALSERLKKMSDGELRDYVKERSKALRDAYDKAHPKKGEQSDDPLQEKRICFSVGVTEDAHGNRRVIVTSSSNHQQVPNSVKDAMHPGERVREAPPRLVEEGRGPNPNHRKGGPKSRLTNPESKQKLGEYDKNGNREGDYSKKLPNDPKGETRHHAEQRMENGADENNETVLTQQPTLPCCKGTGSCTEALGNAGKLDKIPEPVNKL